The genomic segment TTGTGAGCATGGcattaaataacataataaagcttgacatataataaatgctcaacaaatgttgaCTCTCTTCTCAGTTCCTTTTCCATTGAAACTTTTGCTAATATGTTTAGCAAAAACTTAGTGCTagtaagttttttgtttgtttattttgttttgttttgagacagagtctcactctgttgccccggctagagtgccgtggcgtcagcctagctcacagcaacctcaaactcctgggcttaagcgctcctactgcctcagcctcccgagtagctgggactacaggcatgcgccaccatgcccggctaattttttttttctatgtatgtattttagttggccagataatttctttctacttttagtaaagacggggtctcgctcttgctcaggctggtctcgaattcctgagctcaaacaatctgcccgcctcggcctcccagagtgctaggattacaggcgtgagccaccgcgcctggccagtttttttttgttttgttttgtttttttaattgtggtaaaatacaaaaaacaaaattttaccattttaaccacttttaagtgtacgGTTCAGGAGTGTTAAGCATGTTCACATTGTCATGCAACCAGTGTCCAACActgttttcatcttgcaaaactgaaattctgtacccgtTAAACAATAGCTCCtcattcttccctccctgccAGTCCCAGGCAACAACCATTCTACTGTCTGTTTCTATGCATTTGACTACCTGCCCTCAAAAAAGTGGAATcagacagtatttgtctttttgtgactggctcatttcacttaatgtcctcaagtttcctCCAAGTTGTAGCATGAGTCAGAAATTCCTTgcttttaaaggctgaatgatattctagTGTATGTATATGCTaccttttgtttatccactcacccatccatgagcacttgggttgcttccagctttgggctgttgtgaatagtgctgctatgaacatgggtatgcaAACATctcttcaagtccctgctttcaatcttttatatgtgcatatatctCTCCAGAAGTGGAATGGcaattctatttgtaattttttaggAACTTGTCATACTGCTtttcatagcagctgcaccaCTTTAAATTTTAACCTACACTTGTACCAATGAGTTTTTACCTGATCCTTTGTATTAATTTCAGCCAAAAGTATGTCCTCCCAAAACAAAAGACCAGTAAGATTGGCTTATTTCCATCATGCCTGGGTAGATGTAAGATAACTTTAACCTCATTAGTACCAAGCTGGAACTTGGTTACAgtcactgaaaataatttttaaatgcttctcaAATGAATGTCTATCATCAAATAACAGAATGATCTGAAGAATTACCTGAAAATAACCCTTCCTTATGTTGTATATTTTCACTTCGTAATCAAAGCAGTGGGTTGGAAAGGCAGAAACTGGTTTCTCCCATTGGATGGAGAGACGCGTTCCTTCAATCTCTGCTGTGACGTTCAGCGGAGGGTTTACTTGATCTAGGTTAGAGAATGAGAGATCAGTGATATTTCTTTAGAATCAGTGATCCGGGCTGATAACTGCAATCCACACACACTTCTCAAGGCATTTCTAAGATATGCTTTTCTCAAGTATTTACCATCAGGGTCTTAATCAACTGATCTCCAAGCCACAGGAAGCTGGTGGCCTCCCACAAGACCAGTGCATTGTAGTGCTGAGGAAGAGACCCCTCCTGAAACCTACAAGAATTACTGCTCCAAATGGAGTTGAACGGCTGAATCCCTCCCCTGTGAGCTCACTACAAGACTTATCCACCATCCCTTCTAACTTCCCAAGTTGAACCAAGCATGGAATAAACCTGGCCATGGAGAACACTTTGCCCTGGAGCTCCCACCAAGCCCGGCCGCTACCTGCCAGCaggtgtgtggccctgggcaaatcacttcccctttctgggcttcagtttttgTCTCATTTTGATTAGTGtgtcctgttttgttttggtgatAAAGCAggaagcttcagttttcttttgggtaaaaaGAATGGATTGGGCAATGTTTGTCTTAGGACTCTAAagttctctccctgccccccaagaTCTCACTTGATTGTCTTACCGCCACGTGAGGTGAGTGGAAATTATTGCTAAGTGAGTGTCCTTATCTTGGGTTGAGTGATTTAGAGCGCACAATTAATGGATTGTAGGAACAAGCTAAGAATGGGGTCCGCTGGCTTCAGAGTCTGCCATTCCCTAAGTAGGAAATTCTTAACCGAGAAAGTCCTTCTTTCTTTTAGTAATCCCAAGAATTGTCCTCAATAAActagaaatcataaaagaaaatgaatcctGTAGTCTGTACCAGACTACATCCATGTTCATGTTAATATCATTGCTTCTCAAGTCTTCCTCGGCATCTTTTGTTGCCTGTTTCCATGAAAGTGACATTTTTAGGTCAACAAAGAAATATACTATTGAAGGGAATTGCATAATCTCTTTAGTAAGGGCATAATTCTTTAAAGTTATATTACTCTTGATAGCAATGTGACAGCCAAATCATGCcctttaaatagtattttaggATATTTATTCCACacttatgccaggcactgttctgagcactttcTGTAAGTACCGTGGGCTAACTGCGCAACTGGAGCTCTCTAAGCACTTTATAGTAATAGTAACACAAATCTCACGAAACCTCACAGGAAGTAttaatttctctctgtttttcagataAGAAGATTAGGTGCAGAGGAGTGGCCAGCAAGCCCGAGGTCCCTGAGCTGGTCAGTGGGGCAGGCGGGACCCACACCCGGACAGCCAGCTCCCCAGCCCCCGCCAGTAACCACGTTGATGCCAAGACAGCTACGTGAGAGGTTCCTGATGGCTTTAAATAACAGACTTTtttaggaggaggaagagcatcTTCTGCATGGGAAGGTGAGACCTTGAGCAATATGTTTGGAGCTGAGAGTCGCGCACTGAGAGGGACATTCCAACTCGAGAGTGTCCAGAGGAGAGGGGCCGGGATGGTGGCGGGTCCTAGGAGGCTCGCATGAGGAATGCACCTGGGGAAGAAAGACCCCAGGGCGGGGAATGTGGCTGCCTTTGAACAGGTGAGTGCCAGCCAGTGGGGAAAGGGCTGGAATCGTTTGGAGAGACCAGTCCATCACAGGATGCAGGGGCAGACATTTCACGAAACCCGTCAGAACTGATAAAAGAATAAACAGCCTCCCTTAAGAGTTCACTTTTCCTGGTGCAGTGATTCTCAATTGAGGGAAATTTTTCTCCCTAAGGGATGTTTGGCAATGTCTAAGACAATGttttgtcacaactgggggaggggcagggaggataCTACTGacatctagtaggtagaggccacGGATGCTGCTGAACACCCTACAGTGCTCAGGACAGACCCTCATAACAGAGTGCTCCAGCTCCAAACATTAGTCGCACTGCGAGCCTTGCCCCAGCGGTTTTCAGACATGGGCTGGATGGATATGCAGCATCAGAAAAGTAGTCaaatcaagtgattttttttttttttttttttttttttttttttgagacagagtctcactctgttgcccaggttagagtgtcgtggcgtcagcctagctcacagcaacctcaaactcctgggcttaagcgatcctcctgccccagcctcctgagtagctgggactacaggcatgcaccaccatgcccagctaattttttgtttgtttctatttttagttgcctggctaagtttttctatttttagtagaaatggggtctcgctcttgctcaaactggtctcaaattcctgacctgaagtgatcttcccacctcagcctcccagagtgctaggattacaggcgagagcctcCGTGCCCAGCCAAGGATCTTTATAATCCCTTCCAACACCGAGATTCTGCCACCCAGTCAGAGTGGCTTTGGGTCAAATCTATCTTACCAATGGCATGAAGAGCGAACAGCTGATCAAAGGGCTTGATCGCAGTGTGCTTACTGGAGCCGTTAACATGCACTGCAAGCCAATCGCGCCCTTTGCCCTGGATAAAAGTCCTTGGAAACCAGCACGCAATATTTCTCTTCAGTGTGTCTTTGCTATATTCTTGGCATTCTTCGGTCCAAGAGCCGTACCTAAGTTGGAACACTCATGAGTTTTATAAGGCTGGAGGAAACAACCCATTTGCATAAGTAAAAATAGGTATGGTACTAACCTGTAATAGAGAAAATACTGCGTGTCCTCAGCGGCGTCCTTGCCAACAAGCCAGGTGCAGTGTAGAGAAACTTGGTAGGGCCTTAAGTGTGTGTAATTATCTGCTACAGTGTTTGTGGTGCAAGTCAAATTCACAACTGAGGTTCCAGGAGACCCTAGGTggtcaaaaataaaaggaacaaaacatTGTCAATGACACCTTCAGAATTTTGTACTTCTTTGGGGACCATAGCAATTGTGACCATCTTATACACTACCAAAAAGTAATCACCATCACATATTCATAGAAACCTCCTATTTTCAGAAGGCCAACTTACTGGAGGGTGAAACTAGCATTACAAAACCCCAATTTCTGACATCAAAGAACTTTCCAGCTACTTTGGTTAGAGGTGCTGGGGTTGTGTTTGTGAGATACATGTGTGAAAATTCAAGAGCAGTATATTGTCATTCAGAGGTTGGTGTCCTGCAAAACGCCACCAGTAACTAGCTGTGAGACCTTTGCCCCTACTACTTCTGGGCCTTTGTATTTCCAACCATTAAAGAGAGGGCTGATCGAGGAAGGTCTCCGGGGCCCCTGTCAATCCTAGAATTGTATGATTCATTCCATTGTGTCCAGATGCTTCATGAATGACATAGATTGCTGCCCCGAAGGAAATGAGAATTATTTTGCAACATTGCAAAATAATATCACTACTTTAGAGACTGGATGCACATTAGCATGTTAGAGTCCTCTTTAATATGCTAGGACTTTAAGGAGATGTTGAGATTTTAATGCAACCTCTTTATGTTTGTTTCACCCAGGATTTGCCAAAATTACGTGACTGGAAAGCCCCATTTTCATTCCAATCCTCTTGTTACGGTGTTAACTGTTGCTCTTCAGAACACAGCGTGGGAAACACTGGGCTTGTTTGTGGTTGGAAGGAGAAGGCAAAAAGCACTTTGAGCTGGGGGTCAGGGAGTCAGCCAAAGTGGGAGCCTGGAAAGATAGAAGGGGCTTTTTAGCTCAGTTTAAGTCAGCTGCAGATCATGCGTGTCACTGTCAGCCAGTGTCTTTCAGGGGGTAGAGGGAAAAGGTGATGGGAGAGAGCCCCCTATTATCTGTAGAGAatttaaagacagaaagaagactGACTAAAGTCAGTTTGATttgatatatatagatagatagatataaatattatatatgtacatgtgcatGTACTACATGACCAGATAGTCCGTGGCCAAGTCCAGTTTAGACTTTCTGAAGTCTGCTTGTCTTACAGTTCCCATCCGAGGAGTTATTTGGTGTGAATTCCATTTGCTTCAAGGCAGAAATAATTAAATCTTTATTAGTATCAATCTGTACTGGAATACTCAGAAAATAATGGAATTACAGAAATGTAAACTGAAAAGTGCATCATAGGTAAAATCGTTACCCGCTATAGATAGGTGGAATAGTGGTTTAATGTAAGGCACGTACAATGACCCATATTTGTGATCTTGTGTCTGCCTTGGATTAGTCTCTGTACTTGAGATCAAGCCCACGTAAATGGGCTGGGACACAACAAGTTATAACGAGTAAATGGGAAGATCTTTACAATACTGTTTTAAGTCCCCAGTGCAATTCAGGAGGCATGATCTTTTCATCCAGTGATGTGacaagagaataatttgaaaattacaaTTGTTATCGGGATCACTCTCATGCCCCAGGATCTGGTGGCTTCtcgtgttttctttctttccccttgtgtgtatgtgtgtgtgtgtgtgtgtgtatgtgtgtgtatgtgtgtgtgtttgcaagtGTTTCATCAGAAGTATCACTGGTTCTAAGTATCAGAAACACCAGCTTTCCACTGGAGGCCAACACAGAGACAGTGGGAGTCTGGAAGAATATACCAGATGGAATCGTATGGGTTACGATGACAAGGAGTGATAGCAGCCTTGGGGAGGATGTTGATGATGTGGCAGAGTACTTGGTGGGAACTGGTGACTGACTAAAGAAAAGCAAGTTATTGCTAGTTTTTCTACTTTCCCATATCTTCAAAGTCTGAAACATAAAACAGGATGTTTGAGGCCTGCTTTACCTGGTGGGGCTTTGAGTTCAGCAGAAACCCAGCTGCTGGCGAGGAGCGAGGGGCCGCGCCACAGGATGGTCTGCACACTTGCTGAGAAGCCTCTGTGAAGGATGCTGACACATTTGCTTTTGGTGTTTCTGGTTtcatactaaaaataaaacccacaagtCATGATACACAATAGAGAAATAGCCTTAAGAGAACTATTTTAATCAAATATGCATTTTCTTCCACTTCGCAAATGACACATAaagaaaatgcaatgaaataGTTTTGctagaagaaaattgaaaacaaaaccatTGAGATAATAATATGATTTCTCAATGATACATGAACACATTCctcttataaaaacaaacacaatattACAAGTAAAGCTTAAGTTCCCTTTTAACTTGATCTCTAGTTCCAGCCACCTCCGTAGAGGTAAATGCTTGACAGAAAATTCCCTAGAATTCCATATTGattgaaaaatagttcttatGAATCACTTCTGCCTTTGTTTGACTTTATTGCACACCTGATATTCAGCAGATGCTAGCTCGGTTTCTCTGACTCTACACTCTGCCTGCCCCTTCCCACTTCACCAGGCTACTATCTCctgtttttttggccattttagAGGAAACAGAACACCCATATCTAATTCATTGTGCCTAAGAAGTTACTAAACATTCTTTCTTAAGGGAAAGAATTGTTCCAGAGTGAAAATAGTCCGTGCTGCTGTTTAGAGCTGAACAGTATGCACGGCACTGGTTTGCAGCCATTGCTGCAGAGACACGACTGTACTGACAACATAACATCAAGCCCTTTAgtagtttcctttcttcttcttttttttttttacttaaaatttcattttataaagcaaatgcATTCAAAATCCATATTTACTCGAAATAAGGATTGCCATTGGAATAAACACTTACATCATCTTCTTGTGGGGCATTTATTTTCACACGATATTCTAGATTAACATTTCTTGGCTTTTGATCAGGATTTGGTTCCCAGTGTAAAAGAACTTGAGCCAAACCAGTAACTTTAATGGTGAAATTGACAggtggaagaagtaaaactgttgATTGAAAGAATAGAGAAGTGAGGCAATGTTCAAATGCACATACACaccacttttaatttttaaaaaatattctattatgtaGCATACTGTTTTATTATGGCTCTTAGCATGTACCATACTGAAACAATTTTGGaagaaatgtctttaaaattgtttttaaatcattACCCTTTTTACCTTGCCCAAGTATTCACCTATAACATCtacatgatttttttattgaaatatgaacattttacTATATCATTATTTGATATAACCATAGTTTTCAAACTGAAAGTTATTATCCATTAATGATCTGTGACGATTTATTAGTTTGTGAATagcaaatttttttaatgatatggaagaaaaatagaatagaaaataccaGGGAGCATCAAACATAAGAAGAATGAGAGCTGGTTCATGAATCTTTTGTCTCTATTAAATCAAGTTGTTTacctatgtgtatgtgtgctaATTCATGGTGTAAAGTGTATTTGCCTCTCAGTATGAGTCACAGTCAAAAATATTTGTGAGCAAAATTTCTTAAATAGGCATTTATAGAAAAGCTTTTGTCTTCCCTTTATGACTCACTCTCTAACTTTGCTTTCAAAAGAAAAGCttttgtttaattataaaatcaagaCCTGTTCATTGTATACATTTTGAAAAGCACAgatgagcaaaaagaagaaaataaaaatatcccacAACCCTACTACCAAGAATGGCATTAACATATGATATATTCACTATATTTTGGGAGggcatatatttataaaactctttcatttttttttttttttttactaaaattaggacaacattgtgaatgtaattacaaaaccttcttttttttacttactgTGTTGTCAGGATTTTTCCATTACACAACCTTCCACAACTCTGTATCCACactagccacgtaaggttttctAGGGCTCTGTCTGTATTTCATTGTTCATTATGGGAGTCACTGGCCACTTGTGGttgttcaaatttaaatttaaattactttaaataaaatcaaatgttcATTACTTTAGTTGCACTATCCACACctcaagtgctcaatagtcacATTTGGCTAGTAGCTATTACATTGGACAGTAGAGAGATAGAACACTGTCATTAGCACAGAAAGTTCTGTTAGACAATGCCAGACTTGGACCATGTCacagttttcctttcttaaacTCTGTCATCACACCAAGCCCATGGATGCAACATGTATCAgaacaaaacacagtggaagTTTCTCAATGTTTGCTTGTGAGGCTTTCTAACTATTCCCTTGCAAGGGAAGACATTGCAAacatggccaccagcacca from the Eulemur rufifrons isolate Redbay chromosome 7, OSU_ERuf_1, whole genome shotgun sequence genome contains:
- the IL5RA gene encoding interleukin-5 receptor subunit alpha — protein: MIIMVPALLILLGAAMILQAEFLPDEKLLLLPPVNFTIKVTGLAQVLLHWEPNPDQKPRNVNLEYRVKINAPQEDDYETRNTKSKCVSILHRGFSASVQTILWRGPSLLASSWVSAELKAPPGSPGTSVVNLTCTTNTVADNYTHLRPYQVSLHCTWLVGKDAAEDTQYFLYYRYGSWTEECQEYSKDTLKRNIACWFPRTFIQGKGRDWLAVHVNGSSKHTAIKPFDQLFALHAIDQVNPPLNVTAEIEGTRLSIQWEKPVSAFPTHCFDYEVKIYNIRKGYFQTEKMTTNAFVSIIDDVSKYYIQVRAAVSSMCRTSGLWSQWSRPLYVGNDEQKPLTRWFLIALMATICFLLLMSSLLCRMCHLWTKLFPPVPAPKSNIQEFFVTTNYEKAGSTETETEVISYVEEPGFETLEDSVF